From Pseudomonas sp. AN-1:
CGGGCTTGAAGGCGGCGACGCTGCGCAGCAGGTTGTCGTTGTTGCTGCCGCCGAGCACCAGCACCTCGATGCGGCAGTCCTCGCGGGCATCGCGCAGCTTGAGCGCCAGCTCCAGGGCGCCCTCGTCGAACGGGCCGAGCTGGCGGCGCGACAGGCCGCTCTCCTCGATCAGCCCGGCGGCGTCGATGCGGATGTCGTGCAGCGGATAGCGGACGTCGGCCACGCCGGCCAGCAGTACCAGGATGTTCATCTGCCCTTCCCCCTTCAGCCGTGGCAGGCGGTGGCGGCGGCCAGGCGGCCGAAGATCGCCGCCTTGCCCAGCGCCGAGCCGGTCATGTAGGCGGCGCCGTGCAGCCCGCCGACCATCTCGCCGGCGGCCAGCAGGCCGTCGATGGGCGCGCCGAACACGTCGTGCACGCGCATCTGCGCATCCACCTTCACGCCGCAGTAGGTGCCGAACACCGCGGCAGTGGACGGGTAGGCGTAGAACGGCGGGCGGGCGATGGTGCGCAGCGCGCCGTGCTGGTGGACCAGGTGGCGGCGGCCGAAGGCCGGGGTTTCGCCCGCGCCGACCGCGGCGTTGTAGGCGGCCACCTCGGCGAGGAAGTCGTCGACCGGCAGCTCCAGCAGCTTGGCGAGCTGCTGCAGGCTGTCGGCCTCGACGAACAGGCCCTCTTCCAGGCGGCGCTCGAAGTCGAGGATGCGCACGCGGTCGTCGCCGCTTTCCATGATGTCGCGGTCGAGGATCTGGTAGGTCACGCCGTAGGACTGCTGCATGCAGGCGTCGCCGAGCAGCTTGTAGGACAGCGACTCGTCGACGTAGCGGCGGCCCTCCTGGTTGACCGCGATGGCGCCCTTGTACACGGCCAGGCAGGCGTGGTGGTTGTTCTCGTCCATCGGGTGTTTGCCGAAGGTGCCCTTGATGTGGACCATGTCGCGCACATCGGCGCCCAGCGCCCAGGCCATGCGCAGGCCGTCGCCTTCGTTGCCTTCGCCGCCGATGAACACCGCGTTGTCGTACAGCGGGGCGAAGCGGTGGATCAGCTCGCGGTCGTGGACGAAGCCGCCGCAGGCGAGGATCACCCCGCGCGCGGCGCGGACCTCCAGCAGTTGGCCGTCACGCTCGGCGCTGGCGCCGATCACCCGCCCGCCGGCGCTGCGCAGCAGGCGGCGGGCGCGGGCGTTGCGCAGCACCTCGACCTTGCCGGTGTTCAGCGCGGCCAGCTCCAGCTGGCGCACCATGTCGGCCGGATCGACGTTGTGCACGCGCGGCACCGACTGCCCGGAGGCGGTCTCGATCACCGGCTGGAAGGCCACGCCGTGGGCCTTGAGCCATTCGTAGGTGGCCAGCTGGTTATCGGCGTAGGCGCGCACCAGCGCCTCGTCGCACTCGCCCTTGCCGACGTCGACCAGGTCGCGCAGCAGCAGCGCGGAAGAGTCCTCGATGCCGCGCTCGCGCTGCAGGTCGGTGCCGGCGAAGGCCAGGCAGCCGCCGCTCATCGCCGAGGAGCCGCCGGTGGCGGCGGTCTTCTCCAGCAGCAGCACGTCGACGCCGGCCTCGGCGGCGCTCAGCGCGGCGGCGAAACCGGCCAGGCCGCCGCCGATCACCAGCAGCTGGGTATTCAGGATCTCGCTCATGTCGGTCGCTCCTCAGCGCGGCTCGAGAAAACGCTGGGCCAGGCCATAGAAGGCGAAGATCTCGCGCACCCGCTCGGGGTCGGGCTGGGCGGAGAAGTAGCCGCGGTTGCAGGTGCGGGTGCCGTTGGCGCGCTGCAGGTCGACCATCGACTCGGCCTGCTTGATCCAGGCGCCGAGCGAGTCGAGCACCGGCACGCCGTCCACCTCGCTGATGCCGTGGGTGGCGAGCAGCACGTTGAGCGGCGCCTCGCCGGGGATGATCACCTCGGCGCCGGCGGCAATCAGCGCGCAGGCGGCAGTGCGGAAGCGGTCGATCAAGGACGCCGGATCGCTGAACGCGGCCAGCACGTCGGCGAAGCGGAAGCCGACGTGGCGCACCCCGGCCAGGCGCTGGCCGAGGCCGTGGCGCTGGGCGTTGTCGGTGACCAGCTCGGCCAGTTCGTCGATGAACACCAGCACGCCGAACCTGCGGCCCAGGGTGCAGGCGGTGAGCATCGCCGCCTCGCCGTAGCCGACCACCGGGATGCCGAGCAGGCTGCGGATCTCGCGCAGCGCCGGCTCCGGCAGAGTGCTGATGGCGTAGGCGTCGTAGCCCTGCTGCTCGGCGTTGATGCCGGCGGCCATGAACTGCAGGCCGTGCAGGTACTGGATGGCGGCGTACTTGATGTCGTCGCCCGGGTAGTTGCTGCGGTAGGTGCCCGGCTGCATGCCGTGCATGTCGATCACCGTGTCGAGGCGGGCGACCTTCCTGAAGTGGGCGCGCAGGGCGGCGTCGTAGGCGCCGAGGTCGCTGAGCACGGTGAAGCTCTGGTGCCAGATGCGGATGGTCATGGTGGTTCCTTATTGTTGTTGGCTGGCTGCAGCCGCGCCGGCGATGCAGCCGAGCACCGAACCCGAGGTGAGGCCGGCGCCGCCGGCGTACTTGACGTAGTAGAGGTTGCCGACCAGCTCGCCGGCGGCGTACAGGCCGGGGATCGGCTGGCCGTCCTCGTCGATCACCTGGGCCCCGCTGTTCACCTTGAGGCCGCCGAAGGTGAAGGTGATGCCGCAGGTCACCGCGTAGGCGACGAAGGGGCCGCGCTCCAGCGGGTTGGCCCAGTTCGACTTGGGAATCGCCAGGCCCTGGGTCGAGCGGCCGTCGCGGATCGCCGGGTTGAACGGCACCTCGCGGCGCACCGCGGCGTTGTATTCCCTGAGGGTGTCGAGCAGCGCGTTGACGTTGACGCCTTCGAGCTTGCCGGCCAGCTCCTCGAGGCTGTCGGCCTGGATGCGGGTGGCGTGGCGCACGCGGTACTCATCGGGCAGCAGGTGTTCGCTGTGCTGGTCGAACAGCTGCCAGGCGACGCCGCCCGGCTGCTGCAGCACCTTGGCGCCCATGCCCGAGTAGGTGTAGTTGCGGAAATCCAGGCCCTCGTCGACGAAGCGCTTGCCGTCGGCATTGACCACCACGCCGAGGTGGAAGTAGTTCTTCTGCATGTTGAGCAGGTCGAGGTCGCCCAGCTCGGGGGCGTTGACGTCGTAGAACACCGCGTGGCAGCCCGACCAGTTGCCGTGGGCCACCGCGCCGACGTCCATGGCCATGCGGATGCCGTCGCCGGTGTTGAAGCGCGAG
This genomic window contains:
- a CDS encoding FAD-dependent oxidoreductase, whose translation is MSEILNTQLLVIGGGLAGFAAALSAAEAGVDVLLLEKTAATGGSSAMSGGCLAFAGTDLQRERGIEDSSALLLRDLVDVGKGECDEALVRAYADNQLATYEWLKAHGVAFQPVIETASGQSVPRVHNVDPADMVRQLELAALNTGKVEVLRNARARRLLRSAGGRVIGASAERDGQLLEVRAARGVILACGGFVHDRELIHRFAPLYDNAVFIGGEGNEGDGLRMAWALGADVRDMVHIKGTFGKHPMDENNHHACLAVYKGAIAVNQEGRRYVDESLSYKLLGDACMQQSYGVTYQILDRDIMESGDDRVRILDFERRLEEGLFVEADSLQQLAKLLELPVDDFLAEVAAYNAAVGAGETPAFGRRHLVHQHGALRTIARPPFYAYPSTAAVFGTYCGVKVDAQMRVHDVFGAPIDGLLAAGEMVGGLHGAAYMTGSALGKAAIFGRLAAATACHG
- a CDS encoding aspartate/glutamate racemase family protein, which gives rise to MTIRIWHQSFTVLSDLGAYDAALRAHFRKVARLDTVIDMHGMQPGTYRSNYPGDDIKYAAIQYLHGLQFMAAGINAEQQGYDAYAISTLPEPALREIRSLLGIPVVGYGEAAMLTACTLGRRFGVLVFIDELAELVTDNAQRHGLGQRLAGVRHVGFRFADVLAAFSDPASLIDRFRTAACALIAAGAEVIIPGEAPLNVLLATHGISEVDGVPVLDSLGAWIKQAESMVDLQRANGTRTCNRGYFSAQPDPERVREIFAFYGLAQRFLEPR
- the tcuA gene encoding FAD-dependent tricarballylate dehydrogenase TcuA codes for the protein MQDFDVIVIGGGNAGLCAALSAREQGARVALLERAPEELRGGNSAHTGGAFRVAYRGVDDLRQLMPDLLDSEIESSDFGSYTQDDFYGELAAQSQYRADPEVLDTVVSQSLDTLGWMTRQGVRFMPIYGRQAFKVDGKYRFWGGLTVEVSGGGLGLVEALMRRAERSGVELHYACRAQKIGRVDGRWQVECADGRRFSAAGLVLATGGFHANLEWRAKYLGPGWDLAKVRGSRFNTGDGIRMAMDVGAVAHGNWSGCHAVFYDVNAPELGDLDLLNMQKNYFHLGVVVNADGKRFVDEGLDFRNYTYSGMGAKVLQQPGGVAWQLFDQHSEHLLPDEYRVRHATRIQADSLEELAGKLEGVNVNALLDTLREYNAAVRREVPFNPAIRDGRSTQGLAIPKSNWANPLERGPFVAYAVTCGITFTFGGLKVNSGAQVIDEDGQPIPGLYAAGELVGNLYYVKYAGGAGLTSGSVLGCIAGAAAASQQQ